One Aegilops tauschii subsp. strangulata cultivar AL8/78 chromosome 7, Aet v6.0, whole genome shotgun sequence genomic window carries:
- the LOC109766159 gene encoding aspartyl protease family protein At5g10770: MALLVPLLVLLLFSSSCGTSSSLDISHGATAASVGEELNYYVVVETTSLEPSPVCQGHRVSPSASGSGNLTGGAWVPLSHPNGPCSEAGNSGAPWSSAAETLQWDQHRAGYIQRKLSGDEPAGDDDEPPLQQPQASGVTSEPAAKFALPAGNQGKSEVTPTATVGGGSLPGVTQHMVIDTASDVPWVQCAPCPKPQCHPQTDATYDPSKSTTYAPFPCSSPVCRQLGPYANGCTGAGNTGQCQYRVQYPDGSSTSGTYISDVLTITPTPAGMVSGFRFGCSHALQRPDLFSNTTAGIMSLGRGAQSLSSQTKGTYGHVFSYCVPPTSSHTGFFVLGVPRIAASKYVLTPMLKSKMVPSMYLVRLRGIDVAGQRVAVPPMVFAAGAVMDSRTVITRLQPTAYRALRDAFRAQMGAYRVAPPKGQLDTCYDFTGVRTLRLPKISLVFDSRSNSGAAVELDPSGVLFNSCLAFASTGAGDGSTGVIGHVQQRTIEVLYNVGGSAVGFRRAAC; this comes from the exons ATGGCTCTCCTTGTGCCATTACTGGTGCTGCTTCTCTTCTCTAGCTCCTGTGGTACATCATCATCTCTTGACATTTCCCATGGAGCAACCGCAGCCAGCGTGGGCGAGGAGCTCAACTACTACGTCGTCGTGGAAACTACCTCGCTGGAGCCGAGCCCCGTCTGCCAAGGTCACAGGG TGAGCCCATCGGCCAGCGGCAGCGGCAACCTTACCGGCGGCGCCTGGGTGCCGCTGAGCCATCCTAATGGTCCGTGCTCCGAGGCAGGGAACAGTGGCGCGCCGTGGTCATCCGCGGCCGAGACGCTCCAGTGGGACCAGCACCGCGCCGGATACATCCAGAGGAAGCTCTCCGGCGATGAGCccgccggcgacgacgacgaaCCGCCCCTTCAGCAACCCCAGGCATCCGGGGTCACTAGCGAGCCCGCCGCAAAGTTTGCTCTGCCAGCTGGAAATCAG GGGAAGTCCGAGGTCACTCCGACGGCCACGGTCGGCGGGGGCAGTCTGCCCGGAGTGACCCAACACATGGTGATCGACACGGCCAGCGACGTGCCGTGGGTGCAGTGCGCGCCCTGCCCAAAGCCGCAGTGCCACCCTCAGACGGACGCCACGTACGACCCAAGCAAGTCCACCACCTATGCTCCCTTCCCTTGCAGCTCGCCCGTCTGCCGCCAGCTCGGCCCGTACGCCAACGGCTGCACCGGCGCCGGCAACACCGGCCAGTGCCAGTACCGCGTCCAGTACCCCGACGGATCATCCACCTCCGGCACCTACATCTCCGACGTGCTAACAATCACCCCCACCCCCGCCGGCATGGTCAGCGGCTTCCGCTTCGGGTGCAGCCACGCCCTGCAGCGACCCGACCTTTTCAGCAACACCACCGCCGGGATCATGTCGCTCGGCCGGGGCGCGCAGTCGCTCTCGTCGCAGACCAAGGGTACCTACGGCCACGTCTTCTCCTACTGCGTCCCGCCGACGTCGAGCCACACCGGCTTCTTCGTCCTCGGCGTCCCGAGGATCGCCGCCTCCAAGTACGTGCTCACGCCCATGCTCAAGAGCAAGATGGTCCCGTCCATGTACCTCGTGCGCCTCCGCGGCATCGACGTAGCCGGTCAGCGCGTCGCCGTGCCTCCCATGGTATTTGCAGCCGGCGCGGTGATGGACTCCCGCACCGTCATCACGCGCCTCCAGCCGACCGCGTACCGCGCGCTGCGCGACGCCTTCAGGGCCCAGATGGGCGCGTACCGCGTCGCACCGCCCAAGGGCCAGCTTGACACCTGCTACGACTTCACCGGCGTCCGCACCCTCAGGCTGCCCAAGATCTCGCTTGTGTTCGACAGCCGGAGCAACAGCGGCGCTGCCGTGGAGCTGGACCCGTCGGGGGTGCTGTTCAACAGCTGCCTCGCGTTCGCGTCCACCGGCGCCGGCGACGGATCCACCGGTGTCATCGGCCACGTCCAGCAGCGGACGATCGAGGTGCTCTACAACGTCGGCGGCAGCGCCGTCGGGTTCCGCCGTGCCGCGTGCTGA